Below is a genomic region from Rana temporaria chromosome 3, aRanTem1.1, whole genome shotgun sequence.
ATTCCAAATcactagcaaccagtttgaatTTATCAAAACGTACTGTGGGGAAAAATGTATCCTGGCATTGCTGACCTTTGCCTTGCTGCTCTAAATAACCTTAATACTTTTCTAATCTGCTTACCTGGAAGATGGATGCAAATCTGAAACCCTGGCTTTATATGCTAAATGTgtgtggtggtgtgtgtgtgttctttttattttatttttttgggtcaaTAACTTAAAGTATAAGTTCACATTTTACAGAAGATCTGTAAGGTGAACGCACACACTGTACCCTCCTACCCCCCACGGTCTGCTGTACCTGAGGCCGGCGATCTCCCGCATGTTGACATCGGGTCGCCGATTCACCGgtctggggatttgaaatccctgtggctgtctctcttctcccccgctgacaggatggGCTAGGCGGGTTTTAATTGGTCGGCGCTGACCAGTTAGAAGGCCTATTACGTACCTTTTTTTAAGAGGTAAATTTAGGAGATTGGGCCGCAGGGATTTAAAATCCCCAGATTGGTGAAACGGCGACCTGATGTCTGTCTCCTAGCGGGTGATCGCCAGCCTCAGGTACAGCgggactggggagggggggggggggttcagcgtAGGtacaccttacagattttctataAAGATAAACTTGCCCTTTAAGTAGGACTAAAGACAAAGcttgtgccgccccccccccccccccatttgagtTGGAGAGGATTATAAAACCCCCTTGTcaatttgccatctgtgtcccatcgtAGAGATGGCCCTTTATTTTCAGTCCCACAATAACCAAGAAGTCGGAGAcctccccctctattcctgttctggagaTTTTCTGTTCCTTccagtaataatggtaaacatgAAAAACAGAAAATTCCTTGACTGGGGCACAGACTAATAAAACCAgacgtgttctaatccctctccactctttcCAAAACTGAAGGAGAAAAGTTTTGACTCTAGTTTTATACATTAACGTATTAATAGAGGGAACTAGCATTGTCAGAAAAAGTTTAGTAAAGGTAGCTCCCATATTCTGTTGCctgttcttgttgctgagtgATGTTTAAGTTTCTAAATGTTGAACTCCAAAACCCTTTTTATTGGGGCCTGTTCACACTTGCCTGCACACTAAACTGTAGGGGTTTAGTGAGCGGGCAGCATCGCATCAcacatgtgtttttgttttttgtgtgtaatATGTGAAGTGACACTTAATTCATGTCAGCGCGCAGTAGTGCACTACAGTTGCTGTGTGGTGACCTATTGGGAGGGGCAATATTACACAAACATGCTGCATACTGACACACAGTTATGGAGTGCAGAGAAATACCCCCTTCTGGTGTGAACATGAcatcaaaatacatttttctgtatGTCGCTGCAGTTGCCTGCATCTATCTATGATGGAAAAATGCAGGTAACTAACTGCacatggtgtgaatgggccctaaagagAACTCTTCTCTGAAATTACAAAGTTTTTATTATGGCTGAAAGTTTCTGCCAACACATAATTGCTTATGTAACTGCTATAGATAAGAGCATTCACAGTTTGCCTCCTTATGTGTAGTGTTACAATGTGAAGGAGTTCTGAATCTACAGGTTTTAGTCTTGTGTATCACTTATGTGATGGCTTTGGCTGGACCCACAAGCTGACCCCCTTGGATGAAGCTGCGGAATTCTGTTCCACATGTAGGCATTATAGGAGGGGATGGTTTTCAtatgtatctgtttttttttctcttccagtTCTTGGATTTGACAAAGTTCCTCTGTGGGGCATCGTTCTCATctctgtgggatgtgctgtaaTTTGTGCTGTGATAGTCTGGTTCGTCATTTGTCCCAGGATGAAGAAGAAAATAGAACGTGAGTGTCTCATGTCTCTTCCATTTTTATCTAGAGGCTTTGGTATAAATAGATATAGTGTAAAGTCAGATGTGAATGTGTTGGAAGTCTGAAATTGGCTCAGACATGTTCAATTCTGAATTGTCTTATCACATGACATGAAGTCCTCTGCAATGGATTATATACCCATGGGCACAGGAAGAACGCATGTGGACTTGAGAGCCACTCCTCATGACTTGTCTTGCAAATGAAGACTAGCTGGCAGCTCTTTTGAAGTTTATTGGTTTGAAATGTCTAAAAAGGTTTAATCATCCCTTCGGCTCTTCCAACAGGTGAAATCAAGTCCAGCCCCTCAGAATCTCCACTGATGGAAAAGAACAGAGATCACAGCCATATCTTAAAACCAGATCAAGAGGTGAAGCTGCCACTTGGCAGCGGTATCGCAGCACAGACTAAGGTGCCCATTATAGACATGGTGTCTGTGCCTATACCCTCCCGGGCAGTAGAGGAACGTACTGTGACCTTCAAGATGGGTGATGGAGATGATGTGTCAGATAGAGAGAAGAGTCAAAGTATGGAGACCAACATTGACCAGCCAAACAGTGGTGAGTATAGTTGTGTTCAGTTTATATTACATTTGCACTGGTTTATGCACCAATATGTTTGTCCCATATTACacaaaattaatgtgtgtgtgtgtgtgtgtttggaggtTTTATTTTCCCCCCTCGTCCCAGCTGCTGGCCATGTAGTAGAGGGTTATATGATCATCGACTGCCTtgtgatcataatttttatttagaAATCCAGGCCTTTTAAACAATTGCAATCACTGTTAACATTCTGAGCAGCCATGGAGGTATGTAAATAATTTTTAGCTACAAGGTAGTTTTTCCAGGTGGGCCTGATAAAAAGGTCCATGCAGTCAGATCtagtcatcaaaaaataaataaaagggcatCTGTCCTCTTCCATTTAGGAAGAGGATAGTCGGGTGCAAATTGACAGCGGAGTCCATTGCCTCCTGGCCACCCATAGAGCAGAGTGGGTTCTGTCAGTGTCCACACTGCAGAACCTGAGCAGACATGGATGTGTCACCTGCCAGCTCTGCTCTGAAcagcaggggatctgtgagcTGATCGGAATGGAATCTGCCCATTTTAAAAGGGGCCTAGCCGTTTAAACCATACAGGACAGATTAAAGTATTTTCGTATTTATGTATAGTACATGCTTTTCTTCACGTATTGAATGCTTTTCTTTGCATAAACATTCTGCTTGCCCATCCCTTCAAGCTACATATAAACTTGTAATGTGAAGCCTAGGCACATAGTCTTTGAGCAAATATTTGCAAGTATGATACAGTATAGCTACATGCTTCTTGTCATGTGCCAGCCAGTCCTCCCCATAACCttcatgtttatttgttttacctGTAACACGAGAGGCAGTTAAAATAGACTATAGTTGTATGTTACAGCACATTTTATCTAAATAGCCACCAGACCCCCCTGCAGTAAATGTTAAGGAAAAGGCCAACCATAACCTTAAAAATTTCCCCTTTCCCCCTTACTTGTCCTGAGCtgttagaagacaaaaaaaatctgtatacttGCCTTTTTCGAATCCATTTGGGTCCAGCCATGTGATCCCACAATTCTATTCCCCCTGTGTCAGTGAATGACTGCTGCGGGGGAGGGATGCTGTTAACAGGTGGGCTATGGTTGACATCACGACTCCTGGAAATTCAGAGACTTTGACGAGTGTTCCTTAAACAGAGCTGCAGGATCATGTGACCCAAGCAGAACAAAAATGGGcaacttttaaatttttttgatacAGGGTAAGCACGATTAGGAGAGGGAGGGAACAGACATTACCAATGCCTGTATTGAAGACCAATTCCTTGCCCCATTCATGCTTGTGCTGGCCAGCTGCATCTGTGTGATCCTCTCTAGCAGAAAAATATTACTTCTCTCTGATGTGCAGGAAATTGTTTGGTAGTCTCTGCTAAAGGTTAGAAACGGATGGAGGAATATGGAATATTCACCTTTTCAGACGAGCCAATGTTTTATATTTAACCTGTAGTTAAAAGGTTAATACAAGGAAACAGATTCTGCTCTGTACTCATTAACCACCTGCTGTCCAGGGCAATTTAAAAATTTTCACACATttcttgcaagaaaattactttaaataaacactttgctttaaaaaaaaaaaagagtccctgtagaataaaatggtggctgttgcaGTTTTGTTGCGATATTTGCGCAGCCGTTTTATCAattgtctgtgttttttatttattttttaggcaaAAACCCATTGAAATTAGTTTTAGcacacgaaaaaaataaaatgccctctttttttttttttttttttatctatatgtgATTGTTGAGGTAAATGGATAACAAACATGTCAGGGCTCAAAATGGCATACACCAAAGAAATGGTGACAATCTACAGTACtttttaaaatttgtatttttgtctGCAGAATATCCCTTTTTGGAGTTGTCTTGGAATGTCAAATACAGCTTTGGTGGCTCCAGCATAGTTTACAATAGGGACAATGCCAAGTAATGTAGCCATAGCACTACTGGGGCAAATAACCTGGCCCTGGCCTTTTGCTGTATTGTACTCCTAAGTGTTACACACATTCAGGCTAATCATGTGACCAGAGAGCAGCTGAAAATGTTGCCTTTCACCTACTACCTATAATGTACTATTTACCTTTTTCAAGCAAGCACAACCACCATGTGACACATGCTTTTATCTTCTTTCTGCAAtgctaagtgccggttcacacagccgcctgacaagtcgcgctccatgcattgcaatggaaccgttctaagtGGAGCGATTCAAGTCActcagacttagaaaaaggttcctgtactactatagagaacttctatacagaagtcgttttgcaagtcACGCTGTACAGGGCGGCTTCAGATTCGGGCCACTTTAAagccgctcctgtgtgaaccggcaataACTGTTTGACCTACAGATTGGGTTTGTTATGTATAGCAAATGatagctgcaccccccccccctttttttccctttttttaatgcTCTATTCACAACATCTGGATGTTCTTGAATCGCCTGCAGAATCTGGCAAAACGCTCAAATGCGCCAAAGTTGGCTCCAAACAAAGGTAAGAGCTACTTTTGCTATGTTTTTGGAGCAGAGAGtaacccattcaaatgaatgatgCTGCTccaaaaatgtggcaaaaacCATGCATTTAAAAATGCAGTGCTCTGCAGTCACTAGATGAATggggcctaatgccctgtacacacgatcggtttatccgatgaaaacggactgatggattttttcatcagatatccgatgaagctgactcatcagtcgtgcctacacacaatcCGTTAAAAAAACtaccgtgtcagaacgcggtggtgtaaaacacaacgacgtgctgagaaaaatgaagttcaatgcttccaagcatgcgtcgacttgattctgagcatgcgtggatttttaaccgatggacgtgcccacagacgatcgtttttttttttccgatcgtttttttaaccatcagataattttaaaacaagttcctagttttttcaccgattatTTAAACTGCTGTTAAGAACTATATGCCACATTTTTGGCATTTGTTTTACAAACCTAGATGCTGTTTTGAACCATGTGTTGATGCCTATGCTATGCAGGCTTACATGGTGAAATAATATACAGACCTTAATGGTATGCATGAGTGGaccattttaaactttttttttattctttttttttttccccaggatccGTACAGTTGCCAAATGGAAACCACGTTCAGTTCAACCAAGCTGTTAGTAATCAAATGAATTCTAGTGGTCAGTATCAGTACCACACGGTGCACAAAGATTCAGGCCTGTACAAAGAGCTGCTACACAAATTGCATTTGGCCAAAGTAGGAGATTGTATGGGAGACTCGGGTGAGAAGCCTCTGCGCCGCAACAACAGTTACACCTCATACACCATGGCAATCTGCGGCATGCCACTGGACTCCTTCCGAAACCGCGAGGTCGAGGCACGCCCTGAAGAAGCTGAGAAGTTGACTTGGCATGCAGCAGATGGGAAGAAGAGGGCTCGCATGGACAGCTACACCAGTTATTGCAATGCTGTGGCAGATACGCATCAGGATGTTGGAGAACATGAGGAAGGCAATACCGAGGAAGAAGTGATAGACAGGAAGAGTAGCAACTCTTCGTTAGAAGAATGGCATGACCAGGATAAGCCTGAGGTGTCCCTTCTCTTCCAGTTCCTGCAgatcctcactgcctgttttggCTCCTTTGCTCATGGTGGAAATGATGTCAGGTTAGTATTTACAGGGCACAACTCTCTGATATTTTAACATGAACCTGTACTTTGGCCATACTAGGCAATAGCAGGCATAGTAAAGAACATGTGCTCTTCTTTCTCCCACTGCTTGTTCAATGTTGGAACAGATTTTTTCATAGAAATTCTAGAAAGTGAACAGGGTTGGAGCTTACACAGAACTTAGGGCTGGTGACGGTACTTGGGGCAATCAGGCAGAATCTCATGTTTAGAGTGTTCAATGATTCCCTTTATACCTGAACACAAAAGACTTCTGAGTCCCATAACATGTGAGGGAGTAAAGACTCCTCAGCTTGCCTACAACCCAGCAAGCCTGTTAAATTGCTTTGGACGGGCAAAGTAAAGGTTTGCATTAATCCTTCCACCATAAAACATGTATAACTTGTGGAAGTAAATTACAAACTGGTTTATTtgagttgttttattttttgtgtgtgtgtgtgtgtgtgattttgtACGTTTctgggggcttttttttttattaatgtgaaAAATGTCCTCTAAGCAGTTACCCtcttccagggctgtggagtcgaggagtcggagtcgggggaaattttgggtacctggagtcggagtcggcaaacaatactccgactcctactaaatttagattggaattaaaaaaaaaaaaaaagcaagtttaaatgtcccaattcacaaaaagttataattaatgacttctctactgtaagaataaagaccaatgcatgcagtgcctcacgtaaccgcaaaacatacacgttaagtgaccgtgaagaagaatgcttttcatgtgcttcactatatggcacgcaacgcacaattaggagctgcaatacttatactttccatagtgttgtgttctgcttttacagggaacgcatgttagagaaccagtaagtgtccaaataaaaaaattccaacatgagttttataaagcactaaaagaagttgaaaagtatgatcgctcatcaaaacttactgttgaagaagccatccttgtttatccagagatcgttagtgatgtggccagaatagttactgcaatgccacccacccaagtcagtgtcgaaagattattttcagccctaaaaataataaagtctgacttaagagcctctatgaaagaggatctggcagaggcaattctcttccttagaactctacattgaattgatttgcatttgctaagcctagaactacatttcaagattaatataaaccatttctaggttttgcagattttgtttttggttcattatagataagctttgtttttgttctaaaacaaccaaataatgtggtttgtatttttgaactggtaaagatcctgttcctgatgtttatgcctgctgctactatccagtcacttgattgttttcattgtgtttgtcttttgcttaaactgtgcaatacagtagaccagggatccttaaactacggccctccagatgttcaggaactacaattcccatcatgcctagtcatgtctgtgaatgtcagtgtgttgcaatgcctcatgggatgtgtagttctacaacagctggagggccgtagtttgagaatccctgcagtagactgttggcttcccagccagtagtcctgtggtaggttgcgtttctttccctcaaggaatgtataaaatacatttgcatattaatacagaggagtcggagtcggaagtacataaaactgaggagtcggagtcggaacatttatctaccgactccacagccctgccctCTTCAGTGCTGACCTATTGTTTTCTTTTGAAAGTTCTGGCAGACATGCTGGTCCCTTGAACTTGAATATatttgaagccctgtacacacgacccagattctcgtcaggaaaaataagtattttttttccctgacgagcttcctggcaagaatctcttgccggctgaGTGTGCagacacacaccattcaaaagaactgccgttctttttgaatggcacaaacgcggtgacgtcatcgactacgatgagcatgcgcttgtcatattcgatgccgtcgccgccttcTTGTTTCACCCTACcaatgccttggaagctaccgcgcatgcggcaaagtcatttcaagcatgcccgggtttccatggagaggtaagtatatacACGCTCcgatttctcagcaggaaaacactgccgagaatctcacaacgagaaaatagataacaggttctttatttttctcgtctagattctgggcagttttcttgacgagaaacctcaaagtacacacgcacggtttacttggcaagaaagctcttgctggttcttgccgagaaaaccatgcctgtgtacgaggcttaatgccccatacacacggtcgctttatgtgatgtaaaaaaaacaacgtttttaaaaacgtcattttaaatgaccgtgtgtggggaaaacgttgttttatgtcttctgaaaaacgacaaaaaaaattgaagcacgcttcaattttttgtgtcgtttttcccaaacgtcgttttttgtgtcataaaaaatgaccgtgtgtaggctaaaacgacgtttaaaacaacgtttttaaacccgcgcatgctcagaagcaagttaggacgtgagtttgaatggaacagagtgccgttgtacgtgctgaacgtaaccgcgctttgctagagcttttggaaaaaacgatggtgtgtatgctacatcgtttttgaaaatggagtttgaaaaacgtcgttttttttcatcgcataaaacgtcgtttttttctatcacaacaaacgaccgtctgtacgcggcattagtctctgACCTAGAAAAAGCATGCTTCAAGTGAAttttgaagtgtgtgtgtgtgtgtgtgtgtgtgtgtgtgttggctaTCTTGAGTCCTCTGCTGGGTTTGGCACATAGTTATTTCCCATGTGAAGCCGCTATCaacaaaaagctatttttttattattattattattatttttttttttaaatgatcatcTCATAATAACTTCTTTATTGCAGCAATGCTATTGGACCACTGGTTGCCTTGTGGCTGGTTTATGAAACTGGAGATGTGACCAGCAAAGCTGCTACCCCTATTTGGCTGCTCCTGTATGGAGGCATCGGTATCTGCATTGGCTTGTGGGTTTTGGGACGTAGGGTCATCCAGACTATGGGCAAAGATCTAACTCCTATTACACCATCAAGGTAGGTTACATAACTTATAACAGCAGTATACTAAAGTATTGAAATTGCGTTGAATGTGGATGCACAGTGCTCAAAACCTTAGGGTTGCTATTTAATGCTAAAGCGGGGCTGGTAAGGAGCAACATGCAC
It encodes:
- the SLC20A1 gene encoding sodium-dependent phosphate transporter 1, whose product is MESTTIFSVVTSAVSTHVGVVMSDYLWLLVLGFVIAFVLAFSVGANDVANSFGTAVGSGVVTLRQACILASIFETVGSVLLGAKVSETIRKGLIDVNMYNNTQNLLMAGSVSSMFGSAVWQLAASFLKLPISGTHCIVGATIGFSLVAKGQEGVKWSELLRIVLSWFISPLLSGIMSALLFFLVRMFILRKADPVPNGLRALPVFYACTIGINLFSIMYSGAPLLGFDKVPLWGIVLISVGCAVICAVIVWFVICPRMKKKIEREIKSSPSESPLMEKNRDHSHILKPDQEVKLPLGSGIAAQTKVPIIDMVSVPIPSRAVEERTVTFKMGDGDDVSDREKSQSMETNIDQPNSGSVQLPNGNHVQFNQAVSNQMNSSGQYQYHTVHKDSGLYKELLHKLHLAKVGDCMGDSGEKPLRRNNSYTSYTMAICGMPLDSFRNREVEARPEEAEKLTWHAADGKKRARMDSYTSYCNAVADTHQDVGEHEEGNTEEEVIDRKSSNSSLEEWHDQDKPEVSLLFQFLQILTACFGSFAHGGNDVSNAIGPLVALWLVYETGDVTSKAATPIWLLLYGGIGICIGLWVLGRRVIQTMGKDLTPITPSSGFSIELASALTVVIASNVGLPISTTHCKVGSVVSVGWLRSKKAVDWRLFRNIFLAWFVTVPISGLISAGIMALFKYAIFQV